In the genome of Silvanigrella paludirubra, the window TTTTTAGATGATCTTCTTGCAAATAAAAAAGTTTGTGAAATTGTAGGAAGCAAAACAATTTCTGCTCTTTTTGAAACAGATCGTTACATTAGTTCCGCTCCTGTTACATTTAAACGAGTTTTTGGTATCACTCCTGAAGAATTCAACCGTAAAAAAACAGAGCAAGTGAATCAAAAAGTCCCTGCACTTCAAAAAGTAATTAAAGTAACAGTTGAACTTCTCCCAGATGTGCTTGACACCGAGGCAAAAACAATTGCAAACGATATGAAGCTCTCTGGCAATGCCGTGATCAGCTTGCGTCAACAAAAGTCCTTCTTTATTCGCATGGCTGGTGACGCATCCCCAGAAAACATAAATAAATATGCTTGTGAGGTTTTGCATAATCCTGTTATCGAGCAGTATAAGGTTGAGGTCGTCCAATGAAGAAAAAAACCTTAATACCGGTTTTTCCTGGAACTAATTGTGAAAAAGAATCTTTGTTATGGATTTCAAATAACTTAGACACTGAAGCTGAATTTCTTGATTTAGAAAAGCATTCTACGCTTACAGCGAATGAAATTGATGCTATTTTTATTCCAGGTGGATTTAGCTACGGAGATTATTTAAGAGCGGGAGCTATTGCTTCTCGTACAAAAGAAATGGCATTCATAAAAGAAAAATCCAAAGAAAATATTCCCATTTTAGGAATATGTAATGGTTTTCAAATTTTATGTGAAACAGGCCTTCTTCCTGGTGCCTTAATAAAAAATATTACTCGTCAACATCACCATTTTCCTGTTTCTATTAAAATTGATCCTAGTTTTTTAGACTCAAATAATGCTGAGAATAAATGTGTTTGGATTCCAAAATTTAATTCAATAAACTTAGAAAAAGTAAAAAAAACGTTTTCTAACGAATTTTTAATTCCAATGTCTTGTGGAATGGGAAATTGGCTTCCGCCTCTTAACGAAACAGACAAAATAAATGCAGAAAAAAATGCGGTTGTTTACTACAATCACAATGAAAACGGAAGCTATAAATCTATTGCAGGAATTACAAACGAATCAGGAACTATTTTTGGTATGATGCCGCATCCCGAACGCGCTTCAGATAGTTTTGTGGGTGGTACGGAAGGACTTCTTTTCTTACTTGGGATTTCCCAATCCAGAAAAATCAAAATAAAAGCCGGTAGTCCACTAGAAAAATTTTCTGAAAATATAAACAGGGGAGTGAGCTAAGATGTTTGATACATCCCTCATAACAAAAGAGTTTTTAACACAAGCAATTCAATTCGGTTTAAATGAAGAAGAATTAAAGACGTTTTGCAAGCAACTTGGCAGATTGCCCTCTTCCGAAGAACTCGCCGTATGCGGCGCCCTTTGGAGTGAACATTGCTCATACAAATCATCACGAGTTCATTTAAAACGTTTTCACACAGAAGAGCCTTGGGTTATTCAAGGACCTGGTGAAAATGCAGGTGTTGTAGCTATTAATAAAAATTATGGCATTGCTTTTAAAATGGAATCACATAATCACCCAAGTTATTTGGAACCTTATCAAGGTGCTGCAACTGGAGTTGGTGGTATTTTAAGAGATATTTTTTGTATGGGTGCTTATCCAATCGCAAGTTTAAATTGCTTGCGTTTTGGAGAAGGAACTTGGAATGCAAGACTCATTCGTGACACTGTTCGTGGAATAGGAGATTACGGAAATTCCGTAGGCGTTCCAACCGTAACAGGTGATATCAGTTTTCATCATAATTATAGCAAAAATATATTAGTAAATGCTTTTAATGCTGGAATTATACATAAAGACAAAATATTTAGAGGAATTCTTTCTGAAGCAAGTGAAGAGCAAATTGTTCCACTTAAAAAGAAAGCGGAACAAGTTCTGCCTAAAATTAAAGTAACAAATGAAGTAACACCAGAACTAAACGAAATTCTTTTTCCAGAAAAAGAAAATGTTCTTATATATTTTGGTTCTGCTACAGGTAGAGACGGCGTTCATGGAGCAACCATGAGTAGCTCTGAATTTTCAGGAACAGGTGCCGCATTAAAGCCTACAGTTCAAGTTGGTGATCCTTTCGCTGAAAAAGTACTTCTTGAAGCCACATTATCATTAATTGAAAAAAAATTAACGGTTGGTTTACAAGATATGGGAGCAGCTGGATTAACATCAAGCTCTGTTGAAATGGCGGGTCGTTCTGGGTGCGGTGTTGCCATTGATTTAAATAAAGTTCCACAAAGAGCAAGCAATATGCAAGCCTGGGAAATTTTATTAAGTGAATCACAAGAGCGTATGTTATGTGCTGTTTCACCAAATAATATAGATGCCGTTTTAAATGAACTTGAAAAATTTAATATTTCATATGCTGTAGTTGGTAAAGTAAATTATACAGGATTATTTACTTGTATTTTTGATAACAAAATAGTCACAGCAACACCAGTATCTATTTTAGTAGAAGATATTCCAAGATACGAATGGCCAATTCAAAATAAAGAAGAATATTTAAATAATCATAAAGTCATTAAAAACGAAACATGTGAAAATTCTTGGGATGGAGAAACTCATTCAAAAAATCTTTCACTATCTTTAAATGCAGAAAACAAAGAAGCTCACAAAGATATTTTATCAAATTTAAATTTAGAAAATTTTATTGAAAAATATCCTAAATTAATTTCAAAACTCTATTCTCATCCTACAAATGCAAGTAGATCACCTGTATATCATAATTATTGTTCTACCGTTCAAGGTAACACAATTGCAGCAGTAGGTTCTTTACAATCCGCATCCGCTGGTGTTGTTCGTTTACCAGAATATGCTCAAGAAGTAGATTCTCAAGGTAACAAAACAAAAACGGGAGCAGCTATTGCAGGTGGGTGTGAAGAACGTTGGGTAGAATTAAACCCCTTTGATGGTTCTGGATTATCTGCCTTAAAAATTGCTCGAAAAGTTATTGCATCGGGAGCTGTTCCTTTAGCTATGACAGATTGCCTAAACTTTGGTAGTCCACGCTCTCCCGAAGTCATGCGCCAAATTTCCGATGCAGTTGATGGAATTAATATTGTAGCGAAGCAACTACATATTCCTATAGTAAGTGGAAATGTAAGTTTAAATAACCAAACTTCAGGCCGCCCTATTCCTCCAACTCCCATGCTTGGCATAGTAGGAAGAGTAGATGACTTCAGTAAAGTACCATTAGACTCCTTACCTCATCGCTTTTTTGAAAAATCCAATGAGAAATCTGTGTTTCTTTATCATATTTCCATTAAAGATGCTTTTGAAAATTCAAGCTATGAAGCATCTCAAACTGCTTGGTTACTTGGTGGTGAGAACTCCAATTGTCCAAAACTTGTTTTGACAAATGAAAAAGAATTATGGCAATGTATTTTAAATACAATCCAAAAATTAAGTCCTAAAATTACAGTGCCTGTTGGACACGGTGGCTTAATTGGTTCTTTAATTTCACTATCCTTAAAATCAAAAAGTTCTTTAGATCTTTCAAGCCAAATTTGGAAAACTTCTACAAAAACACTTTTTGCTGAAGGTAACATGGGTTTTATAGTTGGCTTTGATTCCAAAGAAAAAGCAGATATTTTCATGAATCAAGAATTTTTAAACTTGAATGTAAATAAAATTGCGGAACTCAAACATAAAGACTCTGAAATTTCAATGCCTTTATTTAATTTTGACAATGTATACGCTAAATATTCTCAGTCTTTAAAACAATATTTTGAAACGTTATCTTGTGCAGATAAGGAAACAATCTAATGTGCGGAGTTTTTGGAGTTACTAACGCAGAAAATGCTTCAAAAATTGCTTATCTTGGCCTCTTTGCTCTTCAGCATCGTGGCCAAGAGAGTGCAGGGATTTCAACTACAAATGAAAAAATTATAAATACACACAGAAATACGGGTCTTGTTTTTGATGTTTTTAAAGAGAATGATCTTTCAAAACTAGAAGGAAATAATGCCATAGGCCATGTTCGTTACAGCACTGCTGGTGGTAATATTGGCGCTAACGTGCAACCCATTACGGCTCGTATTGGTGGAATACCTGTTTCTTTATCCCATAATGGTAACATTGTTAATTCCGAAGAAATTCGTACTTTCCTTGAAAACTCAGGTGCTATATTACAGGCGACGGCAGATACCGAACTTATTCTACACATTATGGCACGAAGTAACAAAACTACTTTTATTGAAAAATTAAAACATTCTTTTGAAGAATTATCTGGTGCTTTTTCATTATTAGTATTAACGCCAACTCATCTATATGCCGTTGTTGATGCTTGTGGTTATCGTCCTCTCTCCTTAGGCAAAATGAAAAACGAAAATGGCATTCCAAGTTGGGTATTATCTAGCGAAACTTGTGCAATGGATTTAGTTGGAGCTGAGTTTGTTCGAGATATTGCTCCTGGAGAAATTTTGTCAATTGAATTAGCTACTGGATTAACACAAAGTAACATTTTTAATTTAACTGAATTTCAAAATAGAAAATTACAACATTCAAAGTGCATTTTTGAACATGTTTATTTTTCAAGACCAGATAGCCTTGTTTGGAATATATTAGCAAACGATGCTCGTTTTGCGATGGGTGAAGAACTTTCAAAAAATAATCCTGTCGATGCCGACATGGTAATTGCAGTCCCTGATAGTGGCGTTCCTATGGCAATGGGTTACGCAAAAGCATCTGGAATTCCTTATCGTATTGGATTAATTCGAAATCACTACGTTGGACGAACTTTTATTGAACCCACTCAAAACGTACGTAATTTTAAAGTAAGACTTAAATTAAATCCTGTAAGAGAAACCGTAAAAGGGAAACGTATCATAGTTATTGATGACAGTATTGTTAGAGGAACTACTTCTCGTAAAATTATTGAACTCCTTCGTGAAGCAGGAGCTAAAGAAGTTCATATGAGAATTGCTTCCCCTCCTGTTAAATATCCATGTTATTACGGAATAGATACGCCAAAACGTAAAGAACTTTTAGCACAAGTAATGACTTCTCTTGAAATGAATGAATATTTAAAATCAAATACATTAGAATTTTTGTCTGAAAACCAGTTACTCAATGTAATGCAAAGCTTTCAAACTTCCTCTTTAAAAAAGAATGAAGAATCTTTAAATGGAGGCTGGTGTACGGCATGTTTTTCTGGAAACTACCAAGATGAAATCGCCCAAAAAAAAGGTTGTATTGAAAAACTAGGAGCAATTTAAATGAGTCCTAAAAATTTAGTCAGCATTATCATGGGAAGCCATTCTGATTATGAAACCTTAAAACATGCAGAAGAAATTTTAATCGAATTTCAAATTCCCTATGAAATTCAAGTTATCAGTGCACATAGAACTCCAGAACTCATGTTTGATTTTGCAAAGTCAGCATCAAAAAAAGGAATTCAAGTTATCATTGCAGGAGCTGGTGGGGCTGCTCATTTGCCTGGAATGGTAAGCGCATTAACAACTCTCCCTGTATTAGCGGTTCCTGTTCAATCAAAATCATTAAATGGATTAGACAGTTTACTTTCCATTGTGCAAATGCCTGGAGGCATTCCAACCGCAACCTTTGCTATTGGAAATGCAGGCGCAACAAACGCTGCTTTATTTGCAATTCAAATTATTTCTTTGCATGATAAAAATTTAGCGCAAAAACTAGTCCAATGGCGGAAAAATAGAGCGGACAAAGCTCTTGATGGAAATGAAATTGTCCAGGAAAAATATTTAAAATCTCTTAAAAAACAAGGAAAAAAAGAGGTATGAAAACGATTGGAATTTTAGGAGGTGGTCAGTTAGGAGGGATGCTCTCTGAATCCCTTTTAAAATATGGAGCCAAAGTTGCTTTTTATGATCCTGAACCAACTTCTCCTTCATTTCATCGATCCCCTCTTCATTTTCAGGGCTCATGGAACGATTTTGAAAAGTTGAAAGAGTTTTTTTCTCTATGTGACTTAATTACTTATGAATTTGAAAATGTTTCTACTGAACTTCTGGAATCCCTAGTTAAGGTAACAGGAAAAAAAATATATCCTTCCGCAAGTGTTTTAGCCGTTACTCAAAATAGATTTTATGAAAAAACATTTTTAAAAGAAAATAACATTCCTGTTTGTCAATTTGCATTTGCAAAATCATATGAAGATTTAATTCAAATTCTACCTACTTTTCCAAAACCATTTATTATTAAAACATCTACAGGTGGCTATGATGGAAAGGGACAATGGAGCATAGAAAATGAAATTGATATCAGTAATTTTATAACAGATTTTACGAAAGATAAATTTGTTGAAGTTATCGTTGAAGAAAAAATAGCAATTGAATATGAAGCTAGTTGTATTGTAGCCCGTAATCAGGAGGGAGACTCGCTCTGTTTTCCTATTTTTGATAACGTTCATAAAGATCATATTCTTTATAACACTACAATTCCATCAATGTTAAATAAAAATATTCAAAATAAACTCAAAGAAATTGCAAAAAATTGTGCAAATAAATTAAATATAGTTGGACTTTTAACCACCGAATTTTTTATAACAAAACAAAAAAATAAAAATAATTCTCAAAATGAGACTGATGGTTTTTCTATTTTTGTAAATGAATTTGCACCAAGACCTCATAATTCGGGACATATATCTAGAAATGCTTGTGATATTAGTCAATACGATGCTCATGCAAGAGCCTTATTGGATCTTCCTTTACATGAACCAAAATTAAATCCTGGATTTTACTGTATGGGAAATTTATTAGGCAATATCTGGTTTGCCCAAGGTAACAAAGATAATTTAAATTTATCCTGTTGGAAAAATCATCCAGAAATTATTGATGTATATTTATATGGAAAAGAAGAGGCAAAATTAAACCGTAAAATGGGGCATTTTATTTCTTATTCAAATAAAAGCCAAGAACACATAAATGCTGCTGAAAGATTTAGGAAGGATTTAAATGAAAAACAATCATAACGTAAAACTTTGTCTTGGAGTTGATCCCAATCCCACGAATAAAGATTTTGAATCTTTTCGTGAATCTGTTTACAAGCATATGGAAATTCTTGAATTTTGTTCTGGAAATTTAAAAGACAGCATTATGAAGCCACAATTGGCTTTTTTTCTTTCTTACGGAAGTAAAGGTTTACTTTTACTTGAAGAACTTGTTGCCCGTTTTCAAAAACAATACACTATAATTTTAGATGCAAAATTTAATGATATCTCAACATCTCTAAAAGCCTACCTCGATTTTGTTTTCCATTCCATTGGTGCTCATGGTATTACAATAAGCCCATTTTTAGGCGAAAAATCAATTCAAATGTCTATTGAAGAATGTGCAAAACATGTAGGTAAAAAAGGGCGTGTTTATGTACTTTGTGCGACAAGCGAGTCTAGCACAAATCATCTTTCTTTTATTCAAGACAATTGGAAAAAGACACTTTTAGCTTGCTGCGAAATTCGAAACGAAGTTTTTCAAGGAGAAACTTCGTTTCAAAAATTAACGGGTGTTGTTGTAGCGGCAAATAGGGAAAATATTTTATTTTCAAATGAAATAAAAGAAAGTCATTTATCTATATTATCTCCAGGAATTGGCGCTCAAAATGCGGACTGGAATGTAATTCAAAAATGCAAAAATCATCCTAATGAAATTATTTTTCCATTTAGTAGAGCTATTTTTTCAGGCGGTGAAATACCAATAGAACAAATGAATGAAAATTTAATAAACATTCAAAAATATTTTTAAGGATTCCTTTATGACATCCATTACAAAAATCTATATCGGAAAAGTCAGAAATAGCGTTTCTTTAAATAATGAAACAAGAATTATCGAAACTAGCAATCGTATCTCTGCTTTTGATTATATTTTTCCTTTTCAAATTGAAAAAAAAGCTGAAATTCTTCAAGCAATCTCGGTTTGGTACTTTAATAAAACATCACATATTATTGAAAATAATTTAATTGGCTGTCTTGATGAAACACATGTTTTAGTTAAAGAAGCAAAAGTTTTTCCTGTAGAAATTATAGTTAGATCTTATCTTACCGGAAGCCTTTGGCGCTTGTATCAAGAAAAAGGTGCTGCTGGTGTATTTACAGAATATGGAATTAATCTTCCAGAAAACATGACTCAAAATCAAAAATTTAGCAAACCTATTATTACACCATCTACAAAAGCAGAAACTGGTCATGATCTCCCTATTTCTTGTGAAAAAGCATCT includes:
- a CDS encoding AIR synthase related protein, with amino-acid sequence MFDTSLITKEFLTQAIQFGLNEEELKTFCKQLGRLPSSEELAVCGALWSEHCSYKSSRVHLKRFHTEEPWVIQGPGENAGVVAINKNYGIAFKMESHNHPSYLEPYQGAATGVGGILRDIFCMGAYPIASLNCLRFGEGTWNARLIRDTVRGIGDYGNSVGVPTVTGDISFHHNYSKNILVNAFNAGIIHKDKIFRGILSEASEEQIVPLKKKAEQVLPKIKVTNEVTPELNEILFPEKENVLIYFGSATGRDGVHGATMSSSEFSGTGAALKPTVQVGDPFAEKVLLEATLSLIEKKLTVGLQDMGAAGLTSSSVEMAGRSGCGVAIDLNKVPQRASNMQAWEILLSESQERMLCAVSPNNIDAVLNELEKFNISYAVVGKVNYTGLFTCIFDNKIVTATPVSILVEDIPRYEWPIQNKEEYLNNHKVIKNETCENSWDGETHSKNLSLSLNAENKEAHKDILSNLNLENFIEKYPKLISKLYSHPTNASRSPVYHNYCSTVQGNTIAAVGSLQSASAGVVRLPEYAQEVDSQGNKTKTGAAIAGGCEERWVELNPFDGSGLSALKIARKVIASGAVPLAMTDCLNFGSPRSPEVMRQISDAVDGINIVAKQLHIPIVSGNVSLNNQTSGRPIPPTPMLGIVGRVDDFSKVPLDSLPHRFFEKSNEKSVFLYHISIKDAFENSSYEASQTAWLLGGENSNCPKLVLTNEKELWQCILNTIQKLSPKITVPVGHGGLIGSLISLSLKSKSSLDLSSQIWKTSTKTLFAEGNMGFIVGFDSKEKADIFMNQEFLNLNVNKIAELKHKDSEISMPLFNFDNVYAKYSQSLKQYFETLSCADKETI
- the pyrF gene encoding orotidine-5'-phosphate decarboxylase produces the protein MKNNHNVKLCLGVDPNPTNKDFESFRESVYKHMEILEFCSGNLKDSIMKPQLAFFLSYGSKGLLLLEELVARFQKQYTIILDAKFNDISTSLKAYLDFVFHSIGAHGITISPFLGEKSIQMSIEECAKHVGKKGRVYVLCATSESSTNHLSFIQDNWKKTLLACCEIRNEVFQGETSFQKLTGVVVAANRENILFSNEIKESHLSILSPGIGAQNADWNVIQKCKNHPNEIIFPFSRAIFSGGEIPIEQMNENLINIQKYF
- a CDS encoding 5-(carboxyamino)imidazole ribonucleotide synthase: MKTIGILGGGQLGGMLSESLLKYGAKVAFYDPEPTSPSFHRSPLHFQGSWNDFEKLKEFFSLCDLITYEFENVSTELLESLVKVTGKKIYPSASVLAVTQNRFYEKTFLKENNIPVCQFAFAKSYEDLIQILPTFPKPFIIKTSTGGYDGKGQWSIENEIDISNFITDFTKDKFVEVIVEEKIAIEYEASCIVARNQEGDSLCFPIFDNVHKDHILYNTTIPSMLNKNIQNKLKEIAKNCANKLNIVGLLTTEFFITKQKNKNNSQNETDGFSIFVNEFAPRPHNSGHISRNACDISQYDAHARALLDLPLHEPKLNPGFYCMGNLLGNIWFAQGNKDNLNLSCWKNHPEIIDVYLYGKEEAKLNRKMGHFISYSNKSQEHINAAERFRKDLNEKQS
- a CDS encoding phosphoribosylformylglycinamidine synthase subunit PurQ, with product MKKKTLIPVFPGTNCEKESLLWISNNLDTEAEFLDLEKHSTLTANEIDAIFIPGGFSYGDYLRAGAIASRTKEMAFIKEKSKENIPILGICNGFQILCETGLLPGALIKNITRQHHHFPVSIKIDPSFLDSNNAENKCVWIPKFNSINLEKVKKTFSNEFLIPMSCGMGNWLPPLNETDKINAEKNAVVYYNHNENGSYKSIAGITNESGTIFGMMPHPERASDSFVGGTEGLLFLLGISQSRKIKIKAGSPLEKFSENINRGVS
- the purE gene encoding 5-(carboxyamino)imidazole ribonucleotide mutase yields the protein MSPKNLVSIIMGSHSDYETLKHAEEILIEFQIPYEIQVISAHRTPELMFDFAKSASKKGIQVIIAGAGGAAHLPGMVSALTTLPVLAVPVQSKSLNGLDSLLSIVQMPGGIPTATFAIGNAGATNAALFAIQIISLHDKNLAQKLVQWRKNRADKALDGNEIVQEKYLKSLKKQGKKEV
- the purF gene encoding amidophosphoribosyltransferase, whose product is MCGVFGVTNAENASKIAYLGLFALQHRGQESAGISTTNEKIINTHRNTGLVFDVFKENDLSKLEGNNAIGHVRYSTAGGNIGANVQPITARIGGIPVSLSHNGNIVNSEEIRTFLENSGAILQATADTELILHIMARSNKTTFIEKLKHSFEELSGAFSLLVLTPTHLYAVVDACGYRPLSLGKMKNENGIPSWVLSSETCAMDLVGAEFVRDIAPGEILSIELATGLTQSNIFNLTEFQNRKLQHSKCIFEHVYFSRPDSLVWNILANDARFAMGEELSKNNPVDADMVIAVPDSGVPMAMGYAKASGIPYRIGLIRNHYVGRTFIEPTQNVRNFKVRLKLNPVRETVKGKRIIVIDDSIVRGTTSRKIIELLREAGAKEVHMRIASPPVKYPCYYGIDTPKRKELLAQVMTSLEMNEYLKSNTLEFLSENQLLNVMQSFQTSSLKKNEESLNGGWCTACFSGNYQDEIAQKKGCIEKLGAI